A part of Scleropages formosus chromosome 3, fSclFor1.1, whole genome shotgun sequence genomic DNA contains:
- the LOC108925982 gene encoding neuromedin-K receptor-like, whose protein sequence is MASPSNGSGNSTHQFVQPPWRLALWSLAYGLVLAVALVGNLVVIWIIVAHRRMRTVTNYFLLNLAFSDAAMAAFNTLVNFVYAAHGEWYFGDSYCRFHNFFPVAAVFASIYSMSAISVDRYMAIIHPLKPRLSATATKVVILCIWILAVVLAFPLCYYSTTKKLSQRTLCFVAWPRRSSDSFTYHVIVTVLVYMLPLVVMAITYTIVGINLWGAEVPGDSSGNYHEQLRAKRKVVKMMIIVVLTFAFCWLPYHVYFIITGVDKRLSRWKYIQQIYLSVMWLAMSSTMYNPIIYCCLNSRFRSGFKRALRWCPFINVSSYDELELRATRSVPTRQSSMYTVSRGECAFVGGVPFEPASLHSTKISLNSLQHCESTRELT, encoded by the exons atggcATCGCCGAGTAACGGGAGCGGGAACTCGACGCACCAGTTCGTGCAGCCGCCGTGGCGCCTCGCGCTCTGGTCGCTGGCGTACGGGCTCGTGCTCGCCGTGGCGCTCGTGGGCAACCTCGTGGTCATCTGGATCATCGTGGCGCACAGGAGGATGCGCACGGTCACCAACTACTTTCTGCTCAACCTGGCCTTCTCGGACGCCGCCATGGCCGCCTTCAACACCCTGGTGAACTTCGTGTACGCGGCGCACGGCGAGTGGTACTTCGGGGACTCCTACTGCCGCTTCCACAACTTCTTCCCCGTGGCCGCAGTGTTCGCCAGCATCTACTCCATGAGCGCCATATCCGTGGacag GTACATGGCGATCATTCACCCTCTGAAGCCCAGGCTCTCAGCAACAGCAACCAAAGTGGTCATACTTTGCATATGGATCTTGGCGGTGGTGCTGGCCTTCCCGTTGTGCTACTACTCCACCACCAAGAAGCTCTCCCAGCGGACGCTGTGCTTTGTGGCTTGGCCCAGGCGCTCCAGTGACTCTTTCAC gTATCATGTCATTGTGACAGTGTTGGTGTATATGCTGCCCCTAGTGGTGATGGCGATCACCTACACCATTGTGGGGATCAATCTGTGGGGAGCAGAGGTTCCTGGGGACTCATCGGGGAATTACCATGAGCAACTCAGGGCCAAGAGGAAG GTGGTCAAGATGATGATCATCGTAGTGCTGACTTTTGCCTTCTGCTGGCTGCCGTACCACGtttacttcatcatcactggcGTAGATAAGCGACTCAGCAGGTGGAAGTACATCCAGCAGATCTACCTGTCCGTGATGTGGCTCGCCATGAGCTCCACCATGTACAACCCCATCATCTACTGCTGCCTCAATAGCAG GTTCCGGTCTGGGTTCAAGCGCGCCCTGCGCTGGTGTCCCTTCATCAACGTGTCCAGCTACGATGAGCTGGAGCTGCGGGCCACCCGCTCTGTACCCACCCGGCAGAGCAGCATGTACACGGTGTCCCGTGGAGAGTGTGCCTTTGTGGGAGGGGTACCCTTCGAACCCGCATCCCTCCACAGCACCAAGATCTCCCTCAACTCCCTGCAGCACTGCGAATCCACAAGGGAACTCACCTGA